Part of the Paracoccus sp. S3-43 genome, CTTCATGTTCCCCTTGGCCATCGTCCTCGGGTTCGGCCTTTGGTGGCGGGACGGCCGCGTGGGGCGCTACGGCATCGCATTGGCGCTTGGCGGCGGCGCAATCGCCCTCTGGCACATAGGGCTGTACGTCGGTCTTGTTCCCGAACGCATCCAGCCCTGCACGGCCACCGGCCCCTCTTGCACCGATGACAACCAACTGGTCTTCGGCGTCCCGATCCCGCTGATGGCGCTCGCCGCCTTCGCGCTGATCGGGGCGCTGTCGGCCCTTTCATTGAAGGACACACGAACATGAACCGACGCGGCCTGATCCTGTCCGTTCTCGCCCTCGGCGTCGCCGGTTTCGGCGGAGCCACCTGGTTTGCAACCCGCCCCGGCCCGGTGGCCGAAGCGGAGCCTGTTGCGCCGGAACTCGCGGACGCGATGATCCGCCCCTACTCGCCCATCCTCGGGCCTGCGGAAGCGCCCGTCACGATCGTCGAATTCTTCGATCCGGCCTGCGAGGCCTGTCGCGCCTTTCATCCCATCGTGAAGGACATCATGGCCGAGCATGGGGATGCTGTCCGCGTCGTGATCCGCTACACGCCCTTCCACGGCGCGGCATCCGAGGAAGCCATCCGCGTGCTCGAGGCGGCGCACATGCAGGACGTTTACGTGCCGGTGCTCGAGGCCGTTCTGCGGGAACAGCCGAGATGGGCGTCACACGGTGCCCCGGCGCCTGGCCTGATCCTTCAGATCGCCACCACGGCCGGACTCGATGCCGAGGCCGCGCGCACGCAAATGCTGGCACCCGATGTCGTGGCGATCCTGAATCAGGATCGTGCCGATGTAGAGACCGTGGGAGTTCGCCAGACGCCCACATTCTTCGTGAACGGCAAGCCGCTCGATCCATTCGGGGAGGCAGAACTGCGGCGATTGGTGGCTGCCGAAGTCGCTGCCGCGCAAAGCTGAATGGAAAGGGCAGGATCAAAACGATGAAAAAGTATATTTTGACCAGCACACTGGCGGCGCTTTTGACCCTTGGAGGGCTCTCAGTGCCCGCGCTGGCCGCACCCGAGGATGTTGTCGTCGAGAACGCGTGGTCCCGCGCCTCCATCGGGGTGAACCGTCCCGGGGCCGCTTACATGACGATCCGCAACACTGGCGACGAGCCGGTGACGCTGATCGGCCTTACAACACCGCTCGCGATGATGCCCGAAATTCACGAGACGAAGACCAATGCCGAGGGTGTGAGTTCCATGAGCCCGGCGGGGGAAATCGCGATCGCCCCGGGCGAGAGCGTCGCGCTCGAACCGGGGGGCCTGCACGCAATGCTAATGCGGCTGCAAGAACCGATGACAGAAGGGGAAACCTTTCCGCTGACCCTGCTTTTCGACGACGGAGGCGAAGTGACGGTCGAGGTGACGATCCTCGGCATCGCCGCGCGGGGGCCGGAGGACTGATGCGGCGACGGGCGATCCTGGGGTACGGCGCGGCTGGTGTCGGGGTGGTCGCCCTGATGCTCTTTGCCGGTTGGTGGCAGGTCGATGGCCCCGGTGGACCTGAGCCTATCGGGCAGCGGCCTGTGGCTCTGACCGCGATGGATTTCCGTCTGACGGATCATGAGGGCAACGCGGTCGGGCCGGAAACCCTGATCCGGCGACCGACGATGGCGTTCTTCGGCTTCACCTACTGTCCCGATGTCTGCCCGACCACGCTCTCGGACATTTCGGGATGGCTCGACGATCTGGGAGACGAGGCCGACGAGATGAACGTGGTTTTCATCACGGTCGATCCCGAGCGCGACACTGTCGAAACGATGGCCGAATATGTCGGCTACTTCCATCCGGCGATTCGCGGCTGGACGGGGCCGGAGGAGCAGATAGCGCGCGTCGCGGACGGCTTCCACGCCACCTACGAAAGGGTGCCGACGGAGAGCGGCGATTACACGATGAACCACAGCGCGAGCGTCTTCCTGTTCGCAGCCTCTGGGCGGTTCGTCACCATGATCGACTATCACGAACCCAGAGAATTCGCGGTGCCGAAAATTCGCCGCGCGCTGGAAGAAGAAATGGAGGGGGCGACATGAGGCTCAGAACTTTGGCGGCTTGTGTCGCAATTGCGGGGACAGTTCCCGGGGCAGCTATCGCGATCTCCGATCTTTTGTCGAAAGAACCCGTGCCGCCGGAACTTGCCCAGGCAGGTAGCTGGATGCCCCAAGGTCCTGAAGCCCCCCAGAACGTTGACATCCCCGTGATGCTGCCCGCGGCGGCATGGGCAGACGATGCATCCGACCTCAGCCCGCTGCCCCTTCTGCAGGTCGCGTTTGCCGACAGGCCGGTAAGGGCGATCGAGCCACCGCTGTCGACGTGGTCGCGCGACATTTTACCAGGCGAGACGCTCGATTTCTTGCTGTCCGAAGCTGGACTTGCGGCTTCTGACAGAGCCGAAGTTGCCCTCGCGCTTGGCGCGGAATACGATCTGCGACGGCTGCGGCCGGGGCACTCGGTCACTGTCGCTTCGACCATGGACGGCAGCCCCCGCACCGTCTCACTTGCCGTCGAGGACGGGGTTCGGATCGAGGTGATTTTCGGCGAGCAGTTGTCCACACAGGTCGTGACTCCGGATCCGGAAATCGTAACCCTTGCCGGCAAAGCCGTGATCGACAGCTCGATCTTCGCGGCACTCGACGAAGCCGGCATACCCGCCCGTTTTTCCGTGGACCTTGCGCAGATGCTGGGTGGGACCGTGGATTTCCGCCGCGAGATGGCCGGCGGCGAAGCACTAAGGCTTCTCTGGCGTGAGGCGCGGGTCGGCGAGGACAGGATCGGACAGCCCGAACTCGCCTTCGCCGCACTGGAGATCGGCGGTTCGCTTTACGAGATCGTATGGCCGGACGACGGCAGCGGTCAGGCGACGATCTACGTCGATGGCGAGGTGCTGCGCGTCTTCGCACAGCCGGTCGAGGGTGCGCGCCTGAGCTCGGTGTTCGGACGCCGCACGCATCCGGTCTTTGGCAACGTCCGGATGCACACCGGCGTCGATTTCGCAGCGGCACGTGGGACACCGGTTCAAGCGACGGCACCGGGGCGGGTCAATTTCATCGGCTGGCGCGGCGGATATGGTCGCGTGGTCGAAATCTTGCACGGCTCCGACACCATGACGCGCTACGCGCATCTGAGCGCCGTGCCGGAAGACTTGGCACAAGGCCAACGCGTTGCGGCGGGAGACGTGATCGGCCGCGTCGGCGCGACTGGCACGGCGACAGGTCCGAACCTGCACTATGAGGTGCTCGTGGATGGGCGCCCGACTGACCCCCTCTCTGACGACCGGCTCGCCGAAGCAGCCGAGCGCGAAGCGGATGATACCGCCGCGCTCTCGCGTCTGGCCGAGGCGCGGGCGCTTCTGAATGAAAACCTCGGCAGCGAGATTGCCGAAACGATAACCGAAAGGCTCTGATCCATGAAACGCATGACCCAAGCTCTGGCCATCACGCTCGCCCTTTTCCCGGCGGCACAGGCCCTCGCAGAGGCAACGGCGATCGACGTCCGCAAGACGAACGGATGCGGCTGCTGCCTCTCGTGGATGAACCATCTCGAAGAAAACGGTTTTGCGCCGACGGGCCAGGACATGTTCGGTGGATCGCTGGTTCGCTTCAAGTTCGACAACGGCGTGCCGCAGCGCATGGTCTCCTGCCACACCGCGGTCATTGATGGCTACGTGATCGAGGGCCATGTCCCGGCCGCTGACATCCGCCGCCTTCTCGAGGAGCGCCCGGACACCGTAGGCCTCGCCGTTCCGGGGATGCCCTATGGCTCGCCCGGTATGGGGCCTGAAGATGACCGCGAAGCCTATGATGTCTTCCTCATCCGCGAGGACGGGTCGACGGAAGTCTTTTCAAGCTACGCCGAAGGATAATCTGGCCCGCCCATGGAAAATCTGTCCCCGATAATGCTCGGCTTTCTCGGAAGTCTCGCCGCCGGTTCGCTCACGGCAGTCGGAGCAGCTCCCGTGCTGTTCGGGCGCATCCCGTCCCGGGCCACGCGCGATCTGTCGCTCGGCTTCGCTGCCGGTGTCATGCTGTCAGCCTCGTTCTTTTCGCTGATCATCCCGGCATTAGATGCCGCAGAGCCGATGTTCGAGAACGGCGCGATGCCTGCGGCCATCGTATGCGTCTCGATCCTTCTGGGCATGGGGGCTGTCGCCCTGATGAACGAAAAGCTGCCGCACGAGCATTTCAAGACGGGACGCGAAGGGCCCGAAGCGGCGTCATTGCGGCGGGTCTGGCTGTTCATCATCGCGATCACGATCCACAACTTTCCCGAGGGTCTCGCGGTCGGGGTCGGGTTCGGTTCCGGTGGCATGGAAGGTGGCCTCCCACTCGCCATCGGCATCGGCTTGCAGAACGCGCCCGAAGGATTGGCCGTCGCGGTGTCGCTGCTGGGCGAGGGATATCCGAAGCTGCGCGCCTGGGGCATTGCGGCGCTGACTGGCATGGTCGAGCCGATTGGCGGTCTGCTCGGGGCCGGCATCATCACACTGTCGGAACCGCTGCTTCCATGGGGACTGGCCTTTGCCGCGGGCGCAATGCTCTACGTCATCAGCCACGAGATTATCCCCGAAACCCATCGCAGCGGCTATCAGAACAGGGCGACGCTCGGCCTGGCTGTCGGGCTCGTTCTGATGCTGTTTCTCGATGTCTGGTTGGGGTGAGGCAATGTCACTACCCAAAGTGATCGGCGTCTTTGCCGCGCTTGCTGCGTTCGCAATCGATCAGATCACCAAAGCCATTGTCGTTGCGAATGCCGCCACTTTTAGCGCCGGGATTTCCGTGTTTCCGGGATTCAACCTCGTCTTTTCTCGTAATGACGGCGTGACTTTCGGGATGCTGGGCGGCGCGCCGTGGTGGAGCCTCACCGCTCTCGCTCTTGCCATCTGTGTTTGGCTTGCTGTCATGCTGTTTCGCGTCGAAAATGCGGCCGAAACACTTGCCTACGGCGCGATCATTGGCGGAGCGCTGGGCAATGTCATCGATCGTGTGCGCTATCGGGCTGTAACAGACTTTCTCGATTTCTACATTGGCACAACACATTGGCCTGCCTTCAACATGGCCGATGTATTTGTCGTCAGTGGCGTAGGGCTCTTGCTCGCCGCGCCATGGATCAGCGCGCGGCGTCCGATCAAGTCGTGAAGACGGAAATTCTGAACCGCATCGCTCTGCGCCCCTGTTTGCTTTCGCGGATGACGCTTGGTTTCGCCGCCGGGGCGCTGACGGTTCTGACTTTCCCGCCTCTTTCGATTCTCCTGCTTGTTCCCGTTGCCTATTCCGCGTTGTTTGTCGGGCTTCGCGATCTCTCCTTCGGGCGCGCTTTCCTCGTCGGCTGGGCGTTTGGTCTCGGCCAGTTCGGTTTCGGGATTTCGTGGATTGCAGAGAGTTTCTACGTCGAGGCCGAGCGGTTCGGGGCGATGGCGATCCCGGCCGTCGCGGGATTGTCCGCAGGTCTCGCGATTTTCCCGGCCATTGCCGCCGCGCTTTTCGCCGAAATCGCGCGGCGTGGAGCCATGGGCAGTCTCTTGGCCTGCCTCCTGTTCGCGACCTCCTGGACCGTGGCCGAGTGGTTGCGCGGTCACGTTCTGACAGGTTTTCCATGGA contains:
- a CDS encoding disulfide bond formation protein B; its protein translation is MNRISGEIALGLAWIIALVASLAVLFIGEVLGQTPCVLCWFQRAFMFPLAIVLGFGLWWRDGRVGRYGIALALGGGAIALWHIGLYVGLVPERIQPCTATGPSCTDDNQLVFGVPIPLMALAAFALIGALSALSLKDTRT
- a CDS encoding DUF411 domain-containing protein codes for the protein MKRMTQALAITLALFPAAQALAEATAIDVRKTNGCGCCLSWMNHLEENGFAPTGQDMFGGSLVRFKFDNGVPQRMVSCHTAVIDGYVIEGHVPAADIRRLLEERPDTVGLAVPGMPYGSPGMGPEDDREAYDVFLIREDGSTEVFSSYAEG
- a CDS encoding thioredoxin domain-containing protein, which gives rise to MNRRGLILSVLALGVAGFGGATWFATRPGPVAEAEPVAPELADAMIRPYSPILGPAEAPVTIVEFFDPACEACRAFHPIVKDIMAEHGDAVRVVIRYTPFHGAASEEAIRVLEAAHMQDVYVPVLEAVLREQPRWASHGAPAPGLILQIATTAGLDAEAARTQMLAPDVVAILNQDRADVETVGVRQTPTFFVNGKPLDPFGEAELRRLVAAEVAAAQS
- a CDS encoding SCO family protein — encoded protein: MRRRAILGYGAAGVGVVALMLFAGWWQVDGPGGPEPIGQRPVALTAMDFRLTDHEGNAVGPETLIRRPTMAFFGFTYCPDVCPTTLSDISGWLDDLGDEADEMNVVFITVDPERDTVETMAEYVGYFHPAIRGWTGPEEQIARVADGFHATYERVPTESGDYTMNHSASVFLFAASGRFVTMIDYHEPREFAVPKIRRALEEEMEGAT
- the lspA gene encoding signal peptidase II; its protein translation is MSLPKVIGVFAALAAFAIDQITKAIVVANAATFSAGISVFPGFNLVFSRNDGVTFGMLGGAPWWSLTALALAICVWLAVMLFRVENAAETLAYGAIIGGALGNVIDRVRYRAVTDFLDFYIGTTHWPAFNMADVFVVSGVGLLLAAPWISARRPIKS
- a CDS encoding M23 family metallopeptidase gives rise to the protein MRLRTLAACVAIAGTVPGAAIAISDLLSKEPVPPELAQAGSWMPQGPEAPQNVDIPVMLPAAAWADDASDLSPLPLLQVAFADRPVRAIEPPLSTWSRDILPGETLDFLLSEAGLAASDRAEVALALGAEYDLRRLRPGHSVTVASTMDGSPRTVSLAVEDGVRIEVIFGEQLSTQVVTPDPEIVTLAGKAVIDSSIFAALDEAGIPARFSVDLAQMLGGTVDFRREMAGGEALRLLWREARVGEDRIGQPELAFAALEIGGSLYEIVWPDDGSGQATIYVDGEVLRVFAQPVEGARLSSVFGRRTHPVFGNVRMHTGVDFAAARGTPVQATAPGRVNFIGWRGGYGRVVEILHGSDTMTRYAHLSAVPEDLAQGQRVAAGDVIGRVGATGTATGPNLHYEVLVDGRPTDPLSDDRLAEAAEREADDTAALSRLAEARALLNENLGSEIAETITERL
- a CDS encoding copper chaperone PCu(A)C; translated protein: MKKYILTSTLAALLTLGGLSVPALAAPEDVVVENAWSRASIGVNRPGAAYMTIRNTGDEPVTLIGLTTPLAMMPEIHETKTNAEGVSSMSPAGEIAIAPGESVALEPGGLHAMLMRLQEPMTEGETFPLTLLFDDGGEVTVEVTILGIAARGPED
- a CDS encoding ZIP family metal transporter — its product is MENLSPIMLGFLGSLAAGSLTAVGAAPVLFGRIPSRATRDLSLGFAAGVMLSASFFSLIIPALDAAEPMFENGAMPAAIVCVSILLGMGAVALMNEKLPHEHFKTGREGPEAASLRRVWLFIIAITIHNFPEGLAVGVGFGSGGMEGGLPLAIGIGLQNAPEGLAVAVSLLGEGYPKLRAWGIAALTGMVEPIGGLLGAGIITLSEPLLPWGLAFAAGAMLYVISHEIIPETHRSGYQNRATLGLAVGLVLMLFLDVWLG